GGGATAAAGATCACACCATAGCTGGACAACTGGTATTTTACTTCATCCTCCTCTGCTCCGGTTACGACTACAATGGGAAAAATGCCTGCCTGCTGAAAGGATATAACAATGCGTTTTATTATGGGGATTGTCCCGATCTGCAGCAATGGTTCCGCATCTTTTTTGCTGGCGGCTGCAATGACTCCCCCAATCCGGCTGATTTTCATATGGGGTCCTCCTCCTTAAGTAAATATCTGTTTCAATCATAGCATGCAGCCAGAAGCCGGGCAAGTTCTTGTAACAAGGATCTTGACAGAATTGTTATAGAACATAAGCCTTATTGGAGGATAAAAAACGCTATTAAAATGGTATTTATTGCTGTTTCAGGAATTCATGGGATAAAACTGGATGCAAAATAAGAAAGATGATGTTATGATAAAACAGGTAAGGAGGCAGTACAAAATGGCAGATACTAAAAATGATTTCTCAAAAGGAAACGTAGTGGGCAGCCCTTGCACTGACCGGACTTTGTTTGTGCCTTCCTATCATTTCCGTAGTCATTGCCTTTGCCAATTTGTTGGGCACGCACGTGTAAACTATTATCTGGCAGGGGAATAAGCTTGTCTTAATAGAGGAGGAACAAAATGTATAATTATATTATATTTGATATTGATGGTACAATTTTAGATACTGAAATTGCAGTTCTTTCGTCACTTCAAAAATTATTGCTGGAAGAACTAAATGAAAAATTCAGTTTCGAAGATTTAAGATTTGCTTTAGGTATTCCAGGAGAAGCAGCATTACGCAAACTTGGAATAACCAATCGTTTAGAGTCAATGGAGAAATGGGATAGATATTTTAAAGAATATTTTCATTATGTGAAAGTTTTTGATGATATCAAGGATACTTTAGTTAAATTAGATGAAATGGGAATTTCACTAGGTATAGTTACCTCAAAAACGAAACAGGAGTTTGTAAATGATTTTGTACCTTTTGGTTTAAACGATTACTTCAAATTCGTTGTTTGTGCAGATGATACAGAAAAACATAAACCTGATCCAGAGCCAATTTTAAAATTTATTGAATTGTCAGGAGCAGATCAATCCAAGACAATATATATTGGAGATACGAAATACGATATGGATTGTGCAGTTGGCGCCGGTATCGATTTTGCATTAGCATTATGGGGTGCTAAATCTTCAACAGGTATTAATGCAAATTATATTTTTGAAAATCCCAGACAAATATTTGAACTGATAAACGTTTGATTTGTATTCTTCTGAAAATGTGAATTAAGGGAAGTTCCCATATGAATTGTCATAGTATTAACACGATTCTAAAACAGAGCCAAAATAAAAGGAGAAGAGTATGAAAACCATAACCAGAGATTATATTACAACTGTACTTTCAAAAGGAAATCCCCCCTGCGGCAAGGTCAGGGCAGGAGAGATCGTGACGTTTGAGACCTATGACTGTTTCACGAATCAGTTTCTTCCGGAAGAGGCGACCTTTGAAAATGTGATAAGGAAGCCGGGGAATCCGGCAACAGGGCCCCTCTATATTGAGGGGGCGATGCCGGGAGATATGCTGAAAATCGATATTCTGGATATTGAAATGGGCCCTGTGGGAATTGTCATGCTTGGGCCTGGAAGCGGAAGCGAAAAAGAGGAATTCCCCAGGAAAGTATTAAAGCGGGTGCCTGTAAGGGGAGGATATGCCTACTTTAATGAAAAGGTCAAAATTCCGGTAAAGCCCATGATCGGCGTCATCGGGGTGGCACCGGCAGGCGAGGGCATTTCCACCATTACCCCCATGGATCACGGCGGAAATATGGATTGTACCCAGATTAAAAAGGGCGCGGCCCTGTATCTTCCTGTATTTGTGGAGGGAGCTCTTTTGTCCATGGGAGATTTTCACGCTGTTATGGGAGACGGCGAAGTGGAGGATTGCGGTCTGGAAATAGAAGGACGGGCTGTTGTACGGGTGAGCGTTGTTAGGAATAAAAACTGTGTTCCCTATCCAATGATCGAAACAGAGGATAAGCTTATTACCATTGCATCCAGGGAACAGGTGGAGGAGGCCTGGCGGGCGGCTGCCAGACAGATGTATGAATTCATGAAGGAGAAGGTGGGCATGGATTATGAAGAGGCAGGCATGCTGCTTACCATGACCGGGGACCTTGCAATCTGCCAGACAGTAAACCCTATGAAGACAGTGAGAATGGAACTTCCACGCCATATAACCCAAAGTTATGGTTTTGTTTCCATTTCGGTAGAGTAAAGAAGGCTGAAATTTCTTGACAGTTACCCCTTTTTGGAAGATAATGATAGATAAATTATAAAAACTGACAGATATGCCGGTAAGGGAAAGGAAGAGTATCACATGCAGACAATCAGAATCGAAAAAACAACTTGCCCGAAAGAAAAACCAGGCAAAGATAATCCGTTGACATTTGGAACCATATTTACGGATCACATGTTTGAGGTGGACTATGAAGAGGGAAAAGGCTGGTATGATCCCAGGGTCGTACCATATCATAAGCTGGAACTGGACCCTTCTTCCATGGTATTCCATTACGGACAGGAGATGTTTGAGGGCTTAAAGGCATATAAGACAGAGGAAGGCCGGGTTTTATTGTTCCGTCCGGATAAGAATATTGAACGTGCCAACAGAAGTAACCGCAGGCTTTGTATCCCGGAGATCCCGGAAGATTTGTTTTTAGAGGGATTAAAAACAGTTGTAAGCGTGGATCAGGACTGGATCCCCACAAAACCGGGAACCTCCCTTTATATCAGGCCTTTTGTGATTGCCACGGATCCCTTTCTTGGGGTCAGACCTTCCAATACCTACAAATTCATGATCATTTTATCTCCTGTGGGGGCTTATTATGCCAGCGGCCTTGATCCGGTCAAGATATGGATTGAGGATGAATATGTGAGAGCAGTAAAGGGCGGCATCGGTGAGGCAAAGACCGGTGGAAATTATGTTGCTTCCCTGGCTTCCCAGGTAAAGGCCCATGACGAGGGCTATTCCCAGGTGTTATGGCTTGACGGCGTTCACCGGAAATATATCGAAGAGGTAGGGGCTATGAACATCTTCTTTAAGATGGGCGGCGTAGTCATTACACCGGAGTTAAACGGAAGCATCCTTCCAGGTGTTACCAGGGATTCTGTTATTGCCATGTGTAAAAAATGGGGAGTGGCTGTTGAAGAACGGAAGGTTTCGGTTGATGAAGTGGTCGCGGCGGCAAGATCCGGAGCAATGGAAGAATGCTTTGGCACAGGAACGGCGGCCGTTATATCCCCGGTTGGTGAACTGCGGTTTGAAGAAGAGAGAATGTCTGTGGGAGGCGGAAGGATCGGAGAACTGACCCAGAAGCTTTATGATGCCATTACCGGTATCCAGTTAGGAAGGATAGAAGGACCGGAAGGCTGGACTGTGGAAGTAAAATAAAATATTTATAAGAATTTACCGGCGGGGCTTTAAAAAGCGCCGCCAAAAGCTTTGAGGAACGACAGAAGAAAAAAGGGAGCCGGATATGACAGCGGTACTGATAAAGGCAGTTGCATTTGTATCAATTATTATATTGGGATACCTGCTCAAACGGGCAGGTTTTTTTCAGGCAAAGGATTTTTACCTGGTTTCCAGGATTGTGATCAAGATCACTCTTCCGGCAGCCATTGTTTCTAATTTCAGCAGGATTACCATGGATTATTCCATTCTTTTTGTATGCATAATTGGATTTTTATGCAATTGTGTGACGGTCGCCGCCGGATATGTGATGAATGCCCGAAGATCAAAGGAAGCAAAGGCTTTTGCAATGATCAACATGTCCGGATATAATGTGGGGAATTTTACCATGCCCTTTGTACAAAGCTTTTTAAGTCCGGTTGGATTTGCGGCAACAAGCCTGTTTGATGCCGGAAATGCCCTGATGTGTACAGGGATGACTTATACCCTGGCCAGCATGGTGATCGGAGAGGAAGAAAAGCCTTCTATAAAAAAGACAGTGCTTAGGCTATTTTCCTCGGCTCCTTTTGATGCCTATGTCATTATGACTCTTTTAAGCATATTAAATATAAAGCTGCCTTCTGTTTTGATCACCATTGCGGATACGGCAGGAGGAGCCAATGCGTTTTTAGCCCTTTTCATGCTTGGCATTGGTTTTGAGATCCGTATGGAAAAGGAAAAGATGAGCCATATTCTAAGAATATTAGGGGTGCGGTATATCATTGCGGTTTTAATGGCAGTCGGATTTTATTTCCTGACTCCCTTTGATTTAGATGTGCGCCGGGCACTGGCGATCGTGTCCCTTGGCCCTGTATCCTCGGTGGCGCCTGCTTTTACCGGTTCTTTAAACGGTGATATCGAGACGGCAAGCGCAATCAATTCCCTGTCAATAGTGATCAGCATAGCTGCGATTACGGCAGCTTTGATCATTCTTTTGTAAAAAAATATTTTTATGACGCTTGACAAACGGTTTAAGAGTGTTATAATCTAAAGCTATAAAGCAATATAGAAAAAGCATTGACAAGACAAGTATCATATCAGGAAAGGCCAGAGAGAGGCGTGTTTGGTGAAAGCGTCTTACGGGAATGATATGAGAAGACCAGCTTGGAGCGTCCCGTAATGGGGAACGGTGATTCCGTTATCATCATAAGAAGTGGTTTGAACGTTTAATTTGTTCACTCAAGTAGGGTGGAACCGCGATTTCTTTTAGTAGAATCGTCCCTTTCTGTATGGAAGCATATGGAAAGGGACTTTTTTTATTGGTGCGGGTTTGGCAAAAAAACATTTCACAATAATATGTAAAGGAGATTATGGCAAATGAAGATTACATTAAAAGATGGATCAGTCAAGGAATATGAACAAGCAATGTCAGTGATTGACATCGCTTCCGATATAAGCGAAGGCCTGGCTAGAAATGCCTGCGCAGGCGAGGTGGATGGAAAGGTTGTGGATTTGAGGACCGTTATTGATGGAGACTGCAGTTTAAGTATTCTCACAGTCAGTGATCCGGCAGGTCTTTCTGCTTACCGCCATACGGCTAGCCATATCCTGGCACAGGCAGTAAAAAGGCTATACCCCCAGGCAAAGCTTGCGATTGGGCCTTCCATTGAAAATGGTTTTTATTATGATTTTGAAACCCCTTCCTTTTCTAGAGAAGATCTGGATAAAATCGAAGGCGAGATGAAGAAAATCATAAAGGAAGGGGCAAAAGTCGAACGCTTCACCCTTCCAAGAGAAGAAGCAATTAAATTTATGGAGGAAAAGGGCGAACCTTATAAGGTAGAACTGATTCAGGACCTTCCTGAGGATTCGGAAATTTCCTTCTATCGTCAGGGAGAGTTTACGGACCTTTGTGCAGGACCTCACCTTATGAGCACCAAATCCATCAAGGCATTTAAGCTAACTTCTTCCTCCGGAGCATACTGGAGAGGCAGCGAGAAAAACGCTATGCTGACTCGTGTATACGGCACTGCTTTTGCTAAGAAGGAAGAGTTAAATGAATACCTGGAATATCTGGCAAACATTAAGAACCGGGATCATAACAAACTGGGCCGTGACATGGAGATTTTCGCAACGGTTGATGTAATCGGCCAGGGACTTCCTCTATTAATGCCAAAGGGTGCAAAGATCGTCCAGACTTTACAGAGATGGATCGAGGATGAGGAAGAGAAGCGGGGCTATATGAGAACCAAAACCCCTCTTATGGCCAAAAAAGACTTATATATCATTTCCGACCACTGGGATCACTATAAGGAAGGAATGTTTGTTCTTGGAGATGAGGAAACAGATGATGAGGTATTTGCCCTCCGCCCAATGACCTGCCCGTTCCAGTACTATGTTTATAAACAGAGCCAGAAATCCTATCGTGACCTGCCATGCAGATACGGCGAAACTTCTACTCTGTTCCGTAACGAGGATTCCGGCGAAATGCACGGATTAACCCGTGTCCGCCAGTTTACCATTTCCGAAGGCCACCTGATCGTGCGTCCTGATCAGATTGAAGAGGAATTTAAGGGCTGTGTGGATCTGGCAAAATACTGCCTCACAACACTTGGCCTGGAAGGCGATGTGACCTACCAGATGTCCAAATGGGATCCAAATAAAGCGGATCACTATCTTGGTACACCGGAGATGTGGGATGAAGTGGAAAGCATGATGCGCAAGATTCTTGACCACATCGGAATCGAATATACGGAAGCCTCCGGAGAAGCGGCGTTTTACGGTCCTAAGCTGGATATTCAGGCAAAGAACGTATATGGCAAGGAAGATACAATGATCACCATTCAGCTTGATATGTTCCTGGCAGACCGCTTTGATATGAGCTTCGTGGATAAGGATGGAACAAAGAAGCGTCCTTATATCATCCACAGAACTTCCATGGGCTGTTATGAAAGAACCCTTGCATGGCTGATTGAAAAATACGAAGGAGCATTCCCAACATGGTTATGTCCGGAACAGGTGCGTGTACTTCCTATCTCTGAAAAATACCATGATTATGCCGGAAAAGTTGCGGCTCAGTTAAAGGAAAATGGCATTCTTGCAACAGTTGATGAGCGTGCAGAAAAAATCGGATACAAGATCCGTGAGGCGCGTCTGTCAAAGCTTCCATATATGCTGGTGGTAGGGCAGAAAGAGGAAGAAGAGGGAGTCATGTCTGTCCGCAGCCGTTTTAACGGTGATGAAGGCCAGCGTCCTCTTTCCGATTTCATTGATGATATCTGCCGTGAGATCCGTACAAAGGAAATCAAAAAGGTAAATGTAACAGAAGAAGCAAAATAAAATTAGTCACGGTTTAAGAAAAAGCAGGTACAATTCTCAAAGCATGGCATGGGGCGGAGGGAATATTCGTGAGAATATTTTCCTTCCGCTACGTGCATACTACTCCTGAAACATTATCTTAGGTAAGAATGCCAGGAGGAAATAAACCATGACAAAATTGGATTGTAATGTTACAAGCTGTCTTCACAATTCCGATAATTATTGCTGCAAGTCCGCCATAGTAGTAGAAGGATCCCAGGCAAAGGACAACTATGATACCTGCTGCGGAAGCTTTGACGAGAATAAGGATGGTTCCTTCCATAACTTATTCAAGACTCCGGAAAGCCGTCTGGAAGTGGACTGCGAAGCTGTCAACTGCGTTTATAATGAAGGCCGCCACTGTTCTGCAGAGCATATCGGAATCGCAGGGGATGGTGCGAGTGCAGCAGAGCATACTGAATGCTCAACCTTTAAAGCAAGATAATCATTCAAAAACAAAATGCGCCAGGAGTTCCTGACGCATTTTGTTTTTGAATGATTATGGTTTACAGGATCATCACAAAGGTTCCGGCCGTAATCAAAAGGATACCAATGAGCTTTTTCATAGTGAATTGTTCATGGAGAATAAGAAATGCCAGGATCACAGTTAAGACAATACTTAGCTTATCTACGGGGACTACCTTGGAAGCTTCTCCCATTTGAAGGGCTTTGTAATAACAAATCCAGGAGAAGCCGGTAGCGAGACCGGACAGGATGAGAAAAAGCCAGCTTTTTTTGCTGATTTCTGAAAAACCGGATTGTGCTCCTGTGAGAAAAACGATGAGCCAGGCCATGAGTACCACGACAACTGTCCGAATGGCTGTAGCCAGATTAGAATTGACTCCTTCGATTCCCATTTTAGCTAGAATGGAAGTGAATGCGGCAAAGACGGAGGAAAGAAGAGCGAAAACAAACCACATAAAAAGCGCCTCCTGATTCATTTATTTTATTACTTACTATTATTGTAGCTTGGTGGCCGGAAAGTTGCAAGATAAACCTTAAAAGGGGAGAATAACAGCATTCTGAAAAAATATGTTGACAGAAAGATTAATATATAGTATTATAATATATGTTGTGAAAACAGCAAACAGGAAAGTAGGTATCCGCCTCACCACGGCACGAGTAAGTGTCCCTGGTTCATAGCCTTTGGTACATAGGTGTACTGTGTAGAGACTTTGGTGGTGGATAGCGTTTGTCTATCTACTTTTTTTATGCCTATGGGCAAGCAATGTGGATTCCAGCCAACACACACTATATGATGGAGGTGCACGACAATTA
The nucleotide sequence above comes from Lacrimispora sp. BS-2. Encoded proteins:
- a CDS encoding HAD family hydrolase, coding for MYNYIIFDIDGTILDTEIAVLSSLQKLLLEELNEKFSFEDLRFALGIPGEAALRKLGITNRLESMEKWDRYFKEYFHYVKVFDDIKDTLVKLDEMGISLGIVTSKTKQEFVNDFVPFGLNDYFKFVVCADDTEKHKPDPEPILKFIELSGADQSKTIYIGDTKYDMDCAVGAGIDFALALWGAKSSTGINANYIFENPRQIFELINV
- a CDS encoding acetamidase/formamidase family protein; translation: MKTITRDYITTVLSKGNPPCGKVRAGEIVTFETYDCFTNQFLPEEATFENVIRKPGNPATGPLYIEGAMPGDMLKIDILDIEMGPVGIVMLGPGSGSEKEEFPRKVLKRVPVRGGYAYFNEKVKIPVKPMIGVIGVAPAGEGISTITPMDHGGNMDCTQIKKGAALYLPVFVEGALLSMGDFHAVMGDGEVEDCGLEIEGRAVVRVSVVRNKNCVPYPMIETEDKLITIASREQVEEAWRAAARQMYEFMKEKVGMDYEEAGMLLTMTGDLAICQTVNPMKTVRMELPRHITQSYGFVSISVE
- a CDS encoding branched-chain amino acid aminotransferase; this encodes MQTIRIEKTTCPKEKPGKDNPLTFGTIFTDHMFEVDYEEGKGWYDPRVVPYHKLELDPSSMVFHYGQEMFEGLKAYKTEEGRVLLFRPDKNIERANRSNRRLCIPEIPEDLFLEGLKTVVSVDQDWIPTKPGTSLYIRPFVIATDPFLGVRPSNTYKFMIILSPVGAYYASGLDPVKIWIEDEYVRAVKGGIGEAKTGGNYVASLASQVKAHDEGYSQVLWLDGVHRKYIEEVGAMNIFFKMGGVVITPELNGSILPGVTRDSVIAMCKKWGVAVEERKVSVDEVVAAARSGAMEECFGTGTAAVISPVGELRFEEERMSVGGGRIGELTQKLYDAITGIQLGRIEGPEGWTVEVK
- a CDS encoding AEC family transporter — translated: MTAVLIKAVAFVSIIILGYLLKRAGFFQAKDFYLVSRIVIKITLPAAIVSNFSRITMDYSILFVCIIGFLCNCVTVAAGYVMNARRSKEAKAFAMINMSGYNVGNFTMPFVQSFLSPVGFAATSLFDAGNALMCTGMTYTLASMVIGEEEKPSIKKTVLRLFSSAPFDAYVIMTLLSILNIKLPSVLITIADTAGGANAFLALFMLGIGFEIRMEKEKMSHILRILGVRYIIAVLMAVGFYFLTPFDLDVRRALAIVSLGPVSSVAPAFTGSLNGDIETASAINSLSIVISIAAITAALIILL
- the thrS gene encoding threonine--tRNA ligase produces the protein MKITLKDGSVKEYEQAMSVIDIASDISEGLARNACAGEVDGKVVDLRTVIDGDCSLSILTVSDPAGLSAYRHTASHILAQAVKRLYPQAKLAIGPSIENGFYYDFETPSFSREDLDKIEGEMKKIIKEGAKVERFTLPREEAIKFMEEKGEPYKVELIQDLPEDSEISFYRQGEFTDLCAGPHLMSTKSIKAFKLTSSSGAYWRGSEKNAMLTRVYGTAFAKKEELNEYLEYLANIKNRDHNKLGRDMEIFATVDVIGQGLPLLMPKGAKIVQTLQRWIEDEEEKRGYMRTKTPLMAKKDLYIISDHWDHYKEGMFVLGDEETDDEVFALRPMTCPFQYYVYKQSQKSYRDLPCRYGETSTLFRNEDSGEMHGLTRVRQFTISEGHLIVRPDQIEEEFKGCVDLAKYCLTTLGLEGDVTYQMSKWDPNKADHYLGTPEMWDEVESMMRKILDHIGIEYTEASGEAAFYGPKLDIQAKNVYGKEDTMITIQLDMFLADRFDMSFVDKDGTKKRPYIIHRTSMGCYERTLAWLIEKYEGAFPTWLCPEQVRVLPISEKYHDYAGKVAAQLKENGILATVDERAEKIGYKIREARLSKLPYMLVVGQKEEEEGVMSVRSRFNGDEGQRPLSDFIDDICREIRTKEIKKVNVTEEAK
- a CDS encoding DUF1540 domain-containing protein, which gives rise to MTKLDCNVTSCLHNSDNYCCKSAIVVEGSQAKDNYDTCCGSFDENKDGSFHNLFKTPESRLEVDCEAVNCVYNEGRHCSAEHIGIAGDGASAAEHTECSTFKAR
- a CDS encoding EamA family transporter; the encoded protein is MWFVFALLSSVFAAFTSILAKMGIEGVNSNLATAIRTVVVVLMAWLIVFLTGAQSGFSEISKKSWLFLILSGLATGFSWICYYKALQMGEASKVVPVDKLSIVLTVILAFLILHEQFTMKKLIGILLITAGTFVMIL